The following proteins come from a genomic window of Macaca thibetana thibetana isolate TM-01 chromosome 15, ASM2454274v1, whole genome shotgun sequence:
- the SIGMAR1 gene encoding sigma non-opioid intracellular receptor 1 isoform X1: MQWAVGRRWAWAALFLAVAAVLTQVVWLWLGTQSFVFQREEIAQLARQYAGLDHELAFSRLIVELRRLHPGHVLPDEELQWVFVNAGGWMGAMCLLHASLSEYVLLFGTALGSRGHSGRYWAEISDTIISGTFHQWREGTTKSEVFYPGETVVHGPGEATAVEWGPNTWMVEYGRGVIPSTLAFALADTVFSTQDFLTLFYTLRSYARGLRLELTTYLFGQDP; encoded by the exons CGTGGGCCGGCGGTGGGCGTGGGCCGCGCTGTTCCTGGCTGTCGCAGCGGTGCTGACCCAGGTCGTCTGGCTCTGGCTGGGTACGCAGAGCTTCGTCTTCCAGCGCGAAGAGATAGCGCAGTTGGCGCGGCAGTATGCTG GGCTGGACCACGAGCTGGCCTTCTCTCGGCTGATCGTGGAGCTGCGGCGGCTGCACCCAGGCCACGTGCTGCCCGACGAGGAGCTGCAGTGGGTGTTCGTGAATGCGGGTGGCTGGATGGGCGCCATGTGCCTTCTGCACGCCTCGCTGTCCGAGTATGTGCTGCTCTTCGGCACCGCCCTAGGCTCCCGCGGCCACTCGG GGCGCTACTGGGCTGAGATCTCGGATACCATCATCTCTGGCACCTTCCACCAGTGGAGAGAGGGCACCACCAAAAGTGAGGTCTTCTACCCAG GGGAGACGGTAGTGCATGGGCCTGGTGAGGCAACAGCTGTGGAGTGGGGGCCAAACACATGGATGGTGGAGTACGGCCGGGGTGTCATCCCATCCACCCTGGCCTTCGCGCTGGCCGACACTGTCTTCAGCACCCAGGACTTCCTCACCCTCTTCTATACTCTTCGCTCCTATGCTCGGGGCCTCCGGCTTGAGCTCACCACCTACCTCTTCGGCCAGGATCCTTGA
- the SIGMAR1 gene encoding sigma non-opioid intracellular receptor 1 isoform X2 → MRVAGWAPCAFCTPRCPRRYWAEISDTIISGTFHQWREGTTKSEVFYPGETVVHGPGEATAVEWGPNTWMVEYGRGVIPSTLAFALADTVFSTQDFLTLFYTLRSYARGLRLELTTYLFGQDP, encoded by the exons ATGCGGGTGGCTGGATGGGCGCCATGTGCCTTCTGCACGCCTCGCTGTCCGA GGCGCTACTGGGCTGAGATCTCGGATACCATCATCTCTGGCACCTTCCACCAGTGGAGAGAGGGCACCACCAAAAGTGAGGTCTTCTACCCAG GGGAGACGGTAGTGCATGGGCCTGGTGAGGCAACAGCTGTGGAGTGGGGGCCAAACACATGGATGGTGGAGTACGGCCGGGGTGTCATCCCATCCACCCTGGCCTTCGCGCTGGCCGACACTGTCTTCAGCACCCAGGACTTCCTCACCCTCTTCTATACTCTTCGCTCCTATGCTCGGGGCCTCCGGCTTGAGCTCACCACCTACCTCTTCGGCCAGGATCCTTGA
- the ARID3C gene encoding AT-rich interactive domain-containing protein 3C yields the protein MEALQKQQAARLAQGVGPLAPSRSLLPPGPPLPDHRTLQAPEGALGEVGTEEEEDAEDEEEGEEARAEEEAAEENHPGAQGPSSPSSQPPGLHPHEWTYEEQFKQLYELDADPKRKEFLDDLFSFMQKRGTPVNRVPIMAKQVLDLYALFRLVTAKGGLVEVINRKVWREVTRGLSLPTTITSAAFTLRTQYMKYLYPYECETRALSSPGELQAAIDSNRREGRRQAYTATPLFGLAGPPPRGALGPALGAGPAPRATPSSPGPAQGSASGLPAHACAQLSPSPIKKEESGIPTPRLALPVGLALGPTREKLAPEEPPEKRAVLMGPMDPPRPGMPPSFLPRGKVPLREERLDGPLNLAGSGISSINMALEINGVVYTGVLFARRQPVPASQGPTNPAPPPSTGPPSSTFP from the exons ATGGAGGCCCTGCAGAAGCAGCAGGCAGCTCGGCTGGCCCAGGGGGTGGGGCCATTGGCCCCTTCACGCTCGCTGCTGCCACCCGGGCCTCCCCTGCCTGACCACCGGACCCTACAGGCCCCTGAGGGGGCCTTGGGGGAGGTTGGgactgaggaagaggaagatgccgaagatgaggaggagggggaggaagccagggcagaggaggaggcagcTGAGGAGAACCATCCAGGGGCCCAGGGCCCCAGCTCACCTTCTAGCCAGCCCCCTGGACTCCATCCCCACGAGTGGACCTACGAGGAACAATTCAAGCAG CTGTATGAGCTCGATGCAGACCCCAAGAGGAAGGAATTTCTGGATGACCTGTTTAGCTTCATGCAAAAGAGGG GGACGCCAGTGAACCGCGTGCCCATCATGGCGAAGCAGGTGCTGGACCTGTACGCTCTGTTTCGTCTGGTGACCGCCAAGGGCGGCCTGGTGGAAGTCATCAACCGCAAAGTGTGGCGGGAAGTCACGCGCGGCCTCAGCCtacccaccaccatcacctcgGCCGCCTTCACTCTACGCACCCA GTACATGAAGTACTTGTACCCGTACGAGTGCGAGACTCGAGCGCTCAGCTCCCCAGGGGAGCTCCAGGCCGCCATAGACAGCAATCGGCGCGAAGGCCGTCGCCAGGCTTACACCGCTACTCCACTCTTTGGCTTGGCAGGGCCGCCCCCTCGGGGCGCTCTGGGCCCTGCCTTGGGTGCCGGCCCCGCCCCTCGGGCGACCCCTTCCAGCCCCGGCCCCGCCCAGGGTTCCGCCTCCGGCCTGCCAGCGCACGCATGCGCTCAGTTGAGTCCAAGCCCTATTAAGAAAG AGGAGAGTGGAATTCCAACCCCTCGCCTGGCACTGCCTGTGGGCCTGGCATTGGGACCTACACGGGAGAAACTGGCACCAGAGGAGCCCCCAGAAAAGAGAGCTGTGCTGATGGGGCCCATGGACCCACCTCGACCTGGCATGCCCCCCAGTTTCCTGCCCCGTGGCAAGGTTCCCCTGAGGG AAGAGCGGCTGGATGGGCCTCTTAATCTGGCAGGCAGTGGCATCAGCAGTATCAACATGGCCCTAGAGATCAACGGGGTGGTCTACACTG GTGTCCTCTTTGCCCGCCGCCAGCCTGTGCCAGCTTCCCAGGGTCCAACCAACCCTGCACCCCCACCCTCTACAGGGCCCCCTTCCAGCACCTTCCCCTAA
- the DCTN3 gene encoding dynactin subunit 3, with the protein MAGLTDVQRLQARVEELERWVYGPGGARGSRKVADGLVKVQVALGNIASKRERVKILYKKIEDLIKYLDPEYIDRIAIPDASKLQFILAEEQFILSQVALLEQVNALVPMLDSAHIKAVPEHAARLQHLAQIHIQQQDQCVEITEESKALLEEYNKTTMLLSKQFVQWDELLCQLEAAKQVKPAEE; encoded by the exons ATGGCGGGTCTGACTGACGTGCAGCGGCTGCAGGCCCGAGTGGAAGAGCTGGAACGCTGGGTGTACGGGCCGGGCGGGGCGCGCGGCTCGCGGAAG GTGGCTGACGGCCTGGTCAAGGTGCAGGTGGCTTTGGGGAACATTGCCAGCAAGAGGGAGAGGGTGAAGATTCTCTACAAAAAGA TTGAAGATCTGATCAAGTACCTGGATCCGGAGTACATCGACCGCATTGCCATACCTGATGCTTCTAAGCTGCAATTCATCTTAGCAG agGAGCAGTTTATCCTCTCCCAGGTTGCACTCCTGGAGCAGGTGAATGCCTTGGTGCCCATGCTGGACAGTGCTCACATCAAAG CCGTTCCTGAGCATGCCGCCCGCCTGCAGCACTTGGCCCAGATCCACATTCAGCAGCAG GACCAGTGTGTGGAGATCACTGAGGAGTCCAAGGCTCTCCTGGAGGAATACAACAAGACT ACAATGCTTCTATCCAAGCAATTTGTGCAGTGGGATGAGCTACTTTGCCAGCTAGAGGCCGCCAAGCAAGTGAAGCCAGCAGAGGAATGA
- the RPP25L gene encoding ribonuclease P protein subunit p25-like protein, whose product MEHYRKAGSVELPAPSPMPQLPPDTLEIRVRDGSKIRNLLGLALGRLEGGSARHVVFSGSGRAAGKAVSCAEIVKRRVPGLHQLTKLRFLQTEDSWVPASPDTGLDPLTVRRHVPAVWVLLSRDPLDPNECGYQPPGAPPGLGSMPSSSCGPRSRRRARDTRS is encoded by the coding sequence ATGGAGCACTACCGGAAAGCTGGCTCTGTAGAGCTCCCAGCGCCTTCCCCAATGCCCCAGCTACCTCCTGATACCCTTGAGATCCGGGTCCGAGATGGCAGCAAAATTCGCAACCTTCTGGGACTGGCTCTGGGTCGGTTGGAGGGCGGCAGTGCACGGCATGTGGTGTTCTCAGGTTCTGGCAGGGCTGCAGGAAAGGCTGTCAGCTGCGCTGAGATTGTCAAACGGAGGGTCCCAGGCCTGCACCAGCTCACGAAGCTACGTTTCCTGCAGACTGAGGACAGCTGGGTCCCAGCCTCACCTGACACAGGGCTAGACCCCCTCACAGTGCGCCGCCATGTGCCTGCAGTGTGGGTACTGCTCAGCCGGGACCCCCTGGACCCCAATGAGTGTGGCTACCAACCCCCAGGGGCACCCCCTGGCCTGGGTTCCATgcccagctccagctgtggcccTCGTTCCCGAAGAAGGGCTCGAGACACCCGATCGTGA